One genomic window of Bradyrhizobium sp. CCGE-LA001 includes the following:
- a CDS encoding potassium transporter Kup, with protein sequence MTASTSSTETHDGKPVTSGFWALTLGSIGVVFGDIGTSPLYAFHEAVKGAAHGEPVSRAIVLGVLSLILWALLIVVTAKYVLLLLRADNNGEGGTLSLMALGQRALGRRSWVLLALGVVGASMFIGDSMITPAISVLSAVQGLKLATPAFEHYVVPLTVLILALLFAVQSKGTALVASAFGPVMVIWFAVIAVMGAVHIADDPTVLAAINPYYAVQFVLSHGVIGLVTLGAVFLAVTGGEALYADLGHFGRKPIQSAWMFFVLPALLINYFGQGALVLSDPSAIEHSFYRMVPDSLVLPLVGLATAATVIASQAVITGAYSLVYQAVQLGLLPRFEVRYTSETHAGQIYLPRVNRLLLIGVMLLVLLFHTPSNLASAYGIAVSTTMVADGIMGFVVIWKLWNWRAATAAAVIVPFVIVDLSFFSANLLKLLDGAWVPLLFGIVMVGTIWTWRKGSGILIQKTRRIEVPLDDLIRSLEKRPPHIVKGTAVFLTSDPAFVPTALLHNLKHNKVLHEHNVVLTIETAQTPRVDLSERFRMEKISDKFSKVRLRFGYMEQPNVPKALAIARKQGWQFDIMSTSFFVSRRSLKASAQSGMPLWQDHLFIALSRSANDATDYFQIPTGRVVEVGTQVTI encoded by the coding sequence ATGACGGCGAGCACCTCATCGACCGAGACCCACGACGGGAAGCCGGTCACATCAGGTTTTTGGGCCCTTACGCTCGGGAGCATCGGCGTCGTCTTCGGCGACATCGGCACCTCGCCTCTCTATGCATTCCACGAGGCGGTGAAGGGCGCGGCCCATGGCGAGCCAGTCTCGCGGGCTATCGTGCTGGGCGTGCTCTCGCTGATCCTGTGGGCGCTGCTGATCGTCGTCACCGCCAAATATGTCCTGCTGCTGCTGCGCGCCGACAATAACGGGGAGGGCGGCACGCTGTCGTTGATGGCGCTCGGCCAGCGCGCGCTCGGACGGCGAAGCTGGGTTCTGCTCGCGCTCGGCGTGGTCGGGGCCTCCATGTTCATCGGCGATTCCATGATTACGCCGGCGATCTCGGTGCTGTCGGCGGTCCAAGGCCTGAAGCTCGCTACTCCGGCGTTCGAGCACTACGTCGTGCCGCTCACTGTCCTCATCCTGGCGCTGCTGTTCGCCGTCCAGAGCAAGGGGACCGCACTGGTGGCCTCGGCCTTCGGGCCGGTGATGGTGATATGGTTCGCCGTCATTGCAGTGATGGGGGCCGTCCATATCGCCGACGACCCCACGGTGCTGGCGGCGATCAATCCCTATTATGCGGTGCAGTTCGTGCTGTCGCACGGTGTGATCGGCCTCGTGACTCTTGGCGCCGTGTTCCTGGCGGTGACCGGAGGCGAAGCGCTCTATGCCGATCTCGGTCATTTCGGGCGCAAGCCGATCCAGTCGGCCTGGATGTTCTTCGTGCTGCCCGCGCTCCTGATCAACTATTTCGGGCAGGGCGCGCTGGTGCTGTCCGATCCCAGCGCGATCGAGCATTCCTTCTATCGCATGGTGCCTGACAGTCTGGTGCTGCCGCTGGTCGGCCTTGCGACCGCCGCGACTGTGATCGCGAGCCAGGCCGTGATCACCGGCGCCTATTCGCTGGTCTATCAGGCGGTGCAGCTCGGCCTGCTTCCGCGCTTCGAGGTGCGCTACACCTCCGAGACTCACGCCGGCCAGATCTATCTGCCGCGCGTGAACCGGCTGCTGCTGATCGGCGTGATGCTGCTGGTCTTGCTGTTCCACACCCCCAGCAATCTAGCCTCGGCCTATGGCATCGCGGTCTCCACGACCATGGTCGCCGACGGCATCATGGGCTTCGTCGTGATCTGGAAATTGTGGAACTGGCGCGCCGCCACGGCTGCGGCTGTCATCGTGCCCTTCGTCATCGTCGATTTGAGCTTCTTCAGTGCCAATCTGTTGAAGCTGCTCGATGGTGCCTGGGTGCCGCTGTTGTTTGGCATCGTCATGGTGGGGACGATCTGGACCTGGCGTAAGGGTTCGGGAATCCTGATTCAGAAAACGCGCCGGATCGAGGTGCCGCTGGACGATCTGATCCGGAGCCTGGAAAAGCGGCCGCCGCACATCGTCAAAGGCACCGCGGTGTTCCTCACCAGCGATCCCGCTTTCGTGCCGACCGCGTTGCTGCATAATCTGAAGCACAACAAGGTGCTGCACGAGCACAACGTGGTCCTGACCATTGAAACCGCGCAGACGCCACGGGTCGATCTGTCGGAGCGGTTCCGCATGGAGAAGATCAGCGACAAGTTCTCCAAGGTTCGCCTGCGCTTCGGCTACATGGAGCAGCCGAACGTGCCCAAGGCGCTTGCGATCGCCCGCAAGCAGGGCTGGCAGTTCGACATCATGTCGACGTCGTTCTTCGTGTCGCGGCGCTCGCTGAAAGCTTCGGCGCAATCGGGCATGCCGCTCTGGCAGGATCATTTGTTCATTGCGCTCAGCCGGTCCGCCAACGACGCCACGGACTATTTCCAAATCCCCACGGGTCGGGTGGTGGAAGTCGGAACCCAGGTCACGATCTAA
- a CDS encoding potassium transporter Kup, with protein MTSDAVIPALETAAANGHGEAHTTAGFGALALGSIGVVYGDIGTSPLYAFREAVLAASGAEGVPTPAAVLGVVSLILWALIVVVTLKYVVILLRADNNGEGGTLALMALAQRAVGTGGATVVLLGIISGALFYGDAVITPALSVLSAIEGMKDVTLRFEPYIVPLTVVILVALFAVQSRGTARVAAFFGPIMCVWFAVLAAAAIHPIIEQPQVLLALNPLYAVSFMLSHGIIGFVTLGAVFLAVTGAEALYADLGHFGKRPIQTAWLVIVLPSLALNYLGQGALVLGDPGAIVSPFFQLFPQGFFRGCMVVLATMATVIASQAVITGAYSLTRQAIQLGLLPRFEIRHTSEAHSGQIFIPRINQLLLLAVVLLVLLFRSSSALASAYGISVTGTMVVTALMGFVVVWKVWRWSPIAAGALIAPFLFLDMTFLAANLLKVVEGGWVPLALGALMIILMYTWRRGSRLLFEKSRKLEFPLADLVAMLEKRPPQRVPGTAVFLTSDPLSAPTALMHSLKHYKVLHEKNVILTIETAQTPRIDPAERVRLEQISPTFSKVTLKFGFMESPNVPKALAIARKLGWQFDIMSTSFFLSRRALKPAVHSGMPRWQDRLFISLSRSANDATDYFQIPSGRVVEVGTQVTI; from the coding sequence ATGACAAGCGACGCAGTGATTCCCGCCCTGGAAACGGCGGCGGCCAACGGGCATGGCGAGGCCCACACCACCGCCGGCTTCGGCGCGCTCGCGCTTGGCAGCATCGGCGTCGTCTATGGCGATATCGGCACCAGCCCACTCTACGCCTTCCGCGAGGCGGTGCTGGCGGCCTCGGGCGCCGAAGGGGTGCCGACGCCGGCAGCCGTTCTCGGCGTCGTCTCCCTGATCCTGTGGGCCCTCATCGTCGTGGTGACGCTGAAATATGTCGTCATCCTGCTGCGCGCCGACAACAACGGCGAGGGCGGCACGCTCGCGCTGATGGCCTTGGCCCAGCGCGCTGTCGGCACCGGCGGTGCCACCGTCGTCCTGCTCGGAATCATCTCCGGTGCGCTATTCTATGGCGATGCCGTGATCACGCCGGCGCTCTCGGTGCTGTCGGCGATCGAAGGCATGAAGGACGTCACGCTGCGGTTCGAACCTTATATCGTCCCGCTGACCGTGGTGATCCTGGTCGCGCTGTTCGCGGTGCAATCCCGCGGCACCGCCCGCGTTGCCGCCTTCTTCGGCCCGATCATGTGCGTCTGGTTCGCGGTGCTCGCGGCCGCCGCGATCCACCCGATCATCGAGCAGCCGCAGGTGCTGCTCGCGCTGAATCCGCTCTACGCGGTGTCCTTCATGCTCTCCCACGGCATCATCGGCTTTGTGACGCTAGGTGCGGTGTTCCTGGCGGTCACTGGCGCCGAAGCGCTCTATGCTGATCTCGGCCATTTCGGCAAGCGGCCGATCCAGACTGCCTGGCTGGTCATCGTGCTGCCGTCGCTGGCGCTGAACTATCTGGGGCAGGGGGCGCTCGTGCTCGGCGATCCCGGGGCGATCGTGAGCCCGTTCTTCCAGCTCTTCCCGCAAGGATTCTTCCGCGGCTGCATGGTCGTGCTCGCCACCATGGCGACCGTCATCGCGAGCCAGGCAGTGATCACCGGCGCCTATTCGCTGACGCGTCAGGCGATCCAGCTCGGGCTGCTGCCGCGCTTCGAAATTCGTCATACCTCCGAAGCCCATTCGGGCCAGATCTTCATCCCGCGCATCAACCAGCTGCTGCTGCTCGCCGTGGTGCTGCTGGTGCTGCTGTTCCGCTCCTCCAGCGCGCTGGCGTCCGCCTACGGCATCTCGGTCACCGGCACCATGGTCGTCACGGCGCTGATGGGCTTCGTCGTGGTCTGGAAGGTGTGGCGGTGGTCGCCGATCGCCGCCGGCGCGCTGATTGCGCCGTTCCTGTTCCTCGACATGACTTTCCTCGCCGCGAACCTGCTCAAGGTGGTCGAGGGCGGCTGGGTGCCGCTGGCGCTCGGCGCGCTCATGATCATCCTGATGTACACGTGGCGGCGCGGCAGCCGGCTGCTGTTCGAGAAGTCGCGCAAGCTCGAGTTCCCGCTCGCCGACCTCGTGGCCATGCTGGAGAAGCGGCCGCCCCAGCGCGTGCCCGGCACCGCCGTGTTCCTGACCTCGGACCCGCTCAGTGCGCCGACCGCGCTGATGCATAGTCTGAAACACTACAAGGTTCTGCACGAGAAGAACGTCATTCTCACCATCGAGACGGCGCAGACCCCGCGGATCGATCCGGCCGAGCGGGTCAGGCTGGAGCAGATCTCGCCGACCTTCTCCAAGGTCACGCTGAAGTTCGGCTTCATGGAATCGCCCAATGTGCCGAAGGCGCTGGCGATCGCGCGCAAGCTCGGCTGGCAGTTCGACATCATGTCGACCTCGTTCTTCCTGTCGCGGCGGGCGCTGAAGCCCGCGGTGCATTCCGGCATGCCGCGCTGGCAGGACCGGCTGTTCATCTCGCTGAGCCGCTCGGCCAACGACGCCACCGACTATTTCCAGATCCCGTCCGGCCGTGTGGTCGAGGTCGGAACGCAGGTGACGATCTAG
- a CDS encoding rhodanese-like domain-containing protein, translating to MANQVQDLTPDEVSKGVAEGRYLLVDVREPNEVEAEAYPYGVVVPLSTFNPKAIPDPGGKEIVFACRSGKRSVTASLAAQAAGLPYDKHLAGGMLGWKAAGLPSKVGG from the coding sequence GTGGCAAACCAGGTACAGGATCTGACCCCGGACGAGGTCTCCAAGGGGGTCGCCGAAGGCCGCTATCTCTTGGTCGACGTGCGCGAGCCGAACGAGGTCGAGGCCGAGGCCTATCCCTACGGCGTCGTGGTGCCGCTCTCGACCTTCAATCCCAAGGCGATCCCGGATCCCGGCGGCAAGGAGATCGTGTTCGCCTGCCGCTCGGGCAAGCGTTCCGTGACCGCCTCGCTCGCGGCACAGGCGGCCGGCTTGCCCTACGACAAGCACCTCGCGGGTGGCATGCTCGGCTGGAAGGCGGCGGGCCTTCCGAGCAAGGTCGGTGGCTGA
- a CDS encoding aminotransferase yields the protein MSKSSSLNKVFADLPVTIFEAMSQAARDNAAINLGQGFPDDPGPEDIRRAAADASLNGYNQYPSMMGLPELRQAIATHYGHWHGLKLDPMSEVMVTSGGTEALTSAILAVVQPGDEVVCFQPVYDSYLPIIRQAGGIPRLVRLEPPHWRLNEDMLKSVFNSKTKAVLFNNPLNPSAVVYPREDLELLARYCQEFDVIAICDEVWEHVTFDEHKHIPLITIPGMRERTIKVGSAGKIFSLTGWKIGFVCAAPPLLRVAAKVHQFLTFTTAPNLQAAVAYGLGKSDDYFLSMRKDLTRSRDRLTKGLESLGFPVLKSQGTYFLTVDLSPLGLNESDTEFCWRIVKEYKVAAIPVSAFYEQDPVTSVVRFCFAKKDETLDTALERLSDAVRGRKR from the coding sequence ATGTCCAAAAGCTCGTCTCTGAACAAGGTCTTCGCCGACCTTCCCGTCACCATCTTCGAGGCGATGTCGCAGGCCGCGCGCGACAACGCCGCCATCAATCTCGGCCAGGGCTTCCCTGACGATCCCGGCCCGGAAGACATCCGCCGCGCCGCGGCCGACGCCTCGCTGAACGGCTACAATCAGTACCCATCCATGATGGGCCTGCCGGAGCTGCGCCAGGCGATCGCGACCCATTACGGCCATTGGCACGGTCTCAAGCTCGATCCGATGAGCGAGGTGATGGTGACCTCCGGCGGTACCGAGGCGCTGACCTCGGCGATCCTCGCGGTGGTGCAGCCGGGCGACGAAGTGGTCTGCTTCCAACCCGTCTATGATTCCTACCTCCCGATCATCCGCCAGGCCGGCGGCATTCCGCGCCTCGTCCGGCTCGAGCCGCCGCACTGGCGGCTGAATGAGGACATGCTGAAAAGCGTGTTCAATTCAAAGACCAAAGCGGTGCTCTTCAACAATCCTCTGAATCCCTCCGCGGTGGTCTATCCGCGCGAGGACCTCGAACTGCTCGCGCGCTACTGCCAGGAGTTCGACGTCATCGCAATCTGCGACGAGGTCTGGGAGCACGTCACCTTCGATGAGCATAAGCACATCCCGCTGATTACCATCCCCGGCATGCGCGAGCGCACCATCAAGGTCGGCTCGGCCGGCAAGATCTTCTCGCTGACGGGCTGGAAGATCGGCTTCGTCTGCGCCGCGCCGCCGCTCCTGCGCGTCGCCGCCAAGGTGCACCAGTTCCTGACCTTCACCACGGCGCCGAACTTGCAGGCCGCCGTCGCCTACGGCCTCGGCAAGTCCGACGATTACTTCCTGTCGATGCGCAAGGACCTGACTCGGAGCAGGGACCGCCTCACCAAGGGCCTCGAAAGCCTCGGCTTCCCCGTCCTGAAGTCGCAGGGCACCTACTTCCTCACCGTCGACCTGTCGCCGCTCGGGCTGAACGAGAGCGACACCGAGTTCTGCTGGCGGATCGTGAAAGAGTACAAGGTCGCGGCGATCCCGGTGTCCGCCTTTTACGAGCAGGATCCCGTGACCTCGGTGGTGCGCTTCTGCTTTGCCAAGAAGGACGAGACTCTCGACACCGCCCTCGAGCGGCTGTCGGACGCAGTGCGCGGGCGCAAGAGGTAG
- a CDS encoding polyamine ABC transporter substrate-binding protein yields MTNVGRLRRCFSWLCLGFAIAAALTLLSPPAGAQERVVNFYNWSNYVAPEVLEAFTKETSIKVVYDTFDANETLETRLMAGKSGYDVVVPTAYFLQRQIKANIFQKLDKTKLPNLANAWPMVTKHLATYDPGNDYAANYMWGTTGIGYNVAKVKQILGPDAKIDSWDIVFKPENLAKFRDCGVHMLDSADDIFPAALNYLGLDPNSTKQADLEKAADAVAKVRPSVRKFHSSEYLSALATGEICFVVGWSGDIMQARARAAEAKSGVEIGYAVPKEGAQMFFDNLAIPADAKNVKEAYELINYLYRPEVAAKNSDFLSYASGNLASQKLVDPKILNDKNIYPDEATLSKLFVITAREPATQRIINRLWTKVKTGR; encoded by the coding sequence ATGACGAATGTCGGCCGATTGAGGCGTTGCTTTTCCTGGCTTTGCCTTGGTTTTGCGATCGCAGCAGCGCTGACATTGCTTTCGCCGCCCGCCGGTGCCCAGGAGCGGGTCGTCAACTTCTACAACTGGTCCAACTACGTGGCGCCTGAGGTCCTCGAGGCCTTCACCAAGGAGACCAGCATCAAGGTCGTCTACGACACCTTCGATGCCAACGAGACGCTGGAAACGCGCCTCATGGCCGGCAAGTCCGGCTACGACGTCGTGGTGCCCACGGCGTATTTCCTCCAGCGCCAGATCAAGGCCAACATCTTCCAGAAGCTCGACAAGACGAAGCTGCCGAATCTGGCCAACGCCTGGCCGATGGTGACCAAGCACCTCGCGACCTACGATCCCGGCAATGACTATGCCGCCAACTACATGTGGGGCACGACAGGCATCGGCTACAACGTCGCCAAGGTGAAGCAGATCCTCGGACCCGACGCCAAGATCGACAGCTGGGACATCGTCTTCAAGCCGGAGAACCTCGCCAAGTTCAGGGACTGCGGCGTGCACATGCTCGACTCCGCGGATGACATCTTCCCGGCGGCGCTGAACTATCTCGGGCTCGATCCGAACTCGACCAAGCAGGCGGACCTGGAGAAGGCCGCTGACGCCGTCGCCAAGGTTCGCCCGTCGGTGCGCAAGTTCCACTCGTCCGAATATCTCAGCGCCCTCGCCACCGGCGAGATTTGCTTCGTGGTCGGCTGGTCCGGCGACATCATGCAGGCCCGCGCCCGTGCGGCCGAGGCCAAGAGTGGTGTCGAGATCGGCTACGCGGTTCCCAAAGAGGGCGCGCAGATGTTCTTCGACAATCTGGCGATTCCTGCCGATGCCAAGAACGTCAAGGAAGCCTACGAGCTGATCAACTATCTCTATCGTCCGGAGGTCGCGGCCAAGAACTCGGACTTCCTGTCCTACGCGAGCGGCAACCTCGCCAGCCAGAAGCTGGTCGATCCGAAGATCCTGAACGACAAGAACATCTATCCGGACGAGGCGACGCTTTCAAAACTGTTCGTCATCACCGCGCGCGAGCCGGCGACCCAGCGCATCATCAATCGGCTCTGGACCAAGGTGAAGACGGGTAGGTAG
- a CDS encoding lipid A biosynthesis lauroyl acyltransferase encodes MSLLPARMKARAREAAKSIGGSLIGAATVGMLRTTRYFDPAKTSDFFARAVKLIGPRLREHRIGRANLTAAFPEKSPEEIEQILMGVWDNLGRVGAEFAHIDRVWDYDRDHPESSRIELSPRSIELFDQIRDDGKPALIFAAHLANWEVPALAAVAHELDTAILYRRPNIASADRIIQEMRQVNMGTLIPAGRDAPLRLAQALKDGKHVAMLIDQYLTAGVEVSFFGRKTRANPMLARLLRQVECPIHGVRIIRLPGGRFRGELTEEIQPVRDADGKIDIQGTTQAITSVVESWVREHPEQWLWLHRRWR; translated from the coding sequence ATGTCGCTGCTTCCTGCGAGGATGAAGGCCCGCGCGCGGGAAGCTGCAAAGTCGATCGGCGGCAGCCTGATCGGCGCCGCCACCGTCGGCATGCTGCGCACCACGCGCTATTTCGATCCGGCCAAGACCTCGGATTTCTTCGCGCGGGCTGTCAAGCTGATCGGGCCGCGCCTGCGCGAGCACCGCATCGGCCGCGCCAATCTCACCGCAGCCTTTCCGGAGAAATCGCCGGAGGAAATCGAACAGATCCTAATGGGCGTCTGGGACAATCTTGGCCGTGTCGGCGCCGAGTTCGCCCATATCGACCGCGTCTGGGACTACGACCGCGACCACCCGGAGAGCAGCCGGATCGAATTGTCGCCGCGCAGCATCGAGCTGTTCGACCAGATCCGCGACGACGGCAAGCCGGCGCTGATCTTCGCCGCGCATCTCGCCAATTGGGAGGTGCCGGCCCTCGCCGCCGTCGCGCACGAGTTGGATACCGCGATCCTGTATCGCCGGCCGAACATCGCCTCCGCCGACCGCATCATCCAGGAAATGCGCCAGGTCAACATGGGCACACTGATCCCGGCGGGCCGCGACGCGCCGCTGCGGCTCGCGCAGGCGCTGAAGGACGGCAAGCACGTCGCCATGCTGATCGACCAGTATTTGACCGCCGGCGTCGAGGTCAGCTTCTTCGGCCGCAAGACCCGCGCCAATCCGATGCTGGCGCGGCTCTTGCGCCAGGTCGAGTGCCCGATCCACGGCGTCCGCATCATCCGCCTGCCCGGCGGCCGCTTCCGCGGCGAGCTCACCGAGGAGATCCAGCCGGTGCGCGACGCCGACGGCAAGATCGACATCCAGGGCACGACGCAGGCGATCACCAGCGTGGTGGAGAGTTGGGTGCGCGAGCATCCCGAACAGTGGCTCTGGCTGCATCGCAGGTGGCGGTAA
- a CDS encoding beta-ketoacyl-ACP synthase — translation MTAPRDKLGRPVVVVTGMGIMTSLGAGKADNWARLVAGESGIRTITRFPVDGLKTTMAGTVDFVSVDPFSSTALSERMAEIVTEEALAQAGIGAKADFPGPLFLAVAPVEVEWPQRRELGRAVGALDFNYDDLLRISGGGKYSAYHHRFMFGSVAAHLAETFGTKGSPISLSTACASGATSIQLGVEAIRRGETDAALCVATDGTVNPEALVRFSLLSALSTQNDPPQAASRPFSKNRDGFVMAEGAGALVLESYEAATARGAKILGVIAGCGELTDSFHRTRSSPDGKPIIGCMNKTLADAGMTPDQIDHINAHGTATPENDKMEFNTTSAVFGELAQKIPVTSNKSMVGHTISAAGAVEAIFSLLTLEHQRIPPTINYETPDPTILFDVVGNKARDARVTAVMSNSFGFGGQNASLILTREPA, via the coding sequence ATGACTGCACCACGCGACAAACTCGGGCGTCCCGTCGTCGTCGTCACCGGCATGGGCATCATGACCTCGCTCGGCGCCGGCAAGGCCGACAATTGGGCTAGGCTCGTCGCCGGCGAATCCGGCATCCGCACCATCACGCGCTTTCCGGTCGACGGGCTGAAGACCACGATGGCCGGCACCGTCGATTTCGTCAGCGTCGATCCGTTCTCCTCCACTGCCCTTTCCGAGCGGATGGCCGAGATCGTGACCGAGGAAGCGCTCGCGCAGGCCGGCATCGGCGCCAAGGCCGATTTCCCCGGTCCCCTCTTCCTCGCGGTCGCTCCGGTCGAGGTCGAATGGCCGCAGCGCCGCGAGCTCGGCCGCGCCGTCGGTGCGCTCGACTTCAACTATGACGATTTGCTGCGCATCTCCGGCGGCGGCAAGTACAGCGCCTATCATCACCGCTTCATGTTCGGCTCGGTCGCCGCGCACCTCGCCGAGACCTTTGGCACCAAGGGCTCGCCGATCTCGCTGTCGACCGCGTGCGCGTCCGGAGCCACGTCGATCCAGCTCGGTGTCGAGGCAATCCGGCGCGGCGAGACCGATGCCGCGCTGTGTGTCGCGACCGACGGCACCGTGAATCCGGAAGCGCTGGTGCGCTTCTCGCTGCTCTCGGCGCTGTCGACCCAGAACGATCCGCCGCAGGCAGCCTCCCGCCCCTTCTCGAAGAATCGCGACGGCTTCGTCATGGCGGAAGGCGCCGGTGCGCTCGTGCTGGAAAGCTATGAGGCCGCAACTGCGCGCGGCGCAAAGATCCTCGGCGTGATCGCCGGCTGCGGCGAACTCACCGATTCCTTCCATCGCACCCGCTCGTCTCCCGATGGGAAGCCGATCATCGGCTGCATGAACAAGACGCTGGCCGATGCGGGCATGACGCCCGACCAGATCGACCACATCAACGCGCACGGCACCGCGACGCCCGAAAACGACAAGATGGAGTTCAACACGACCTCGGCCGTGTTCGGCGAGCTCGCGCAGAAGATTCCGGTCACCTCGAACAAGTCGATGGTCGGCCACACCATCTCCGCCGCCGGCGCCGTCGAGGCGATCTTCTCGCTGCTTACGCTCGAGCATCAGCGCATCCCGCCGACGATCAATTACGAGACGCCGGATCCGACGATTCTGTTCGACGTCGTCGGCAACAAGGCGCGCGATGCCCGCGTCACCGCCGTGATGTCGAACTCGTTCGGCTTCGGCGGCCAGAACGCCTCGCTGATCCTGACCCGCGAACCGGCCTGA
- a CDS encoding beta-ketoacyl-ACP synthase has translation MTDTPVTTSGQTEVWITGIGLATSLGEGLDANWAALQEKRINVDEKGFAPYVVHPLMPVSFDSQIPKKGDQRQMEAWQRIGTYAAGLALDSAGIKGNKDILSKIDMVIAAGGGERDLNVDTGVLTAEAKGANAPGFLNERLMSDLRPTLFLAQLSNLLAGNIAIVHGLGGTSRTFMGEEVAGADAARIALARIASGESDIALVGGSHNGERKDLLVLYEFGDFNLKDKFAPVWGRKDHPGFALGSAGAFLVLESRAHAEARGAKPFAKLSSVVADLARRKQAGEMTATLEKLWAKLPKRGGKGAIITGATGAEPATSEERSFLKNHAELPVRSTGTMFGHTMETQFPLGIALAALAISRGALFPPNDSTGTEIEMQGAPTQIVVVGAGHWRGEGMALVEAVS, from the coding sequence ATGACTGACACTCCCGTTACGACGTCCGGCCAGACGGAAGTCTGGATCACCGGCATTGGGCTCGCCACCTCGCTCGGCGAGGGGCTGGACGCCAACTGGGCCGCGCTCCAGGAAAAGCGCATCAATGTCGACGAGAAGGGCTTTGCGCCCTACGTCGTGCATCCCTTGATGCCGGTGTCTTTCGACAGCCAGATTCCGAAAAAGGGCGATCAGCGCCAAATGGAAGCCTGGCAGCGCATCGGCACCTACGCCGCCGGCCTGGCACTCGATTCCGCCGGGATCAAGGGCAACAAGGACATCCTGTCGAAGATCGACATGGTGATCGCCGCAGGCGGCGGCGAGCGCGACCTCAACGTCGATACCGGCGTGCTCACCGCCGAGGCCAAGGGCGCCAACGCGCCCGGCTTCCTCAACGAGCGGCTGATGAGCGATCTCAGGCCGACGCTGTTCCTGGCCCAGCTCTCCAACCTGCTCGCCGGTAACATCGCCATCGTGCACGGGCTCGGCGGCACCTCGCGCACTTTCATGGGCGAAGAGGTGGCCGGCGCCGACGCCGCCCGCATCGCGCTGGCGCGCATCGCCTCGGGCGAGAGCGACATCGCGCTGGTTGGCGGCTCGCACAATGGCGAGCGCAAGGACCTGCTGGTGCTGTACGAATTCGGCGACTTCAATCTGAAGGACAAGTTCGCACCGGTATGGGGGCGCAAGGACCATCCCGGCTTCGCGCTAGGCTCGGCCGGCGCGTTCCTGGTGCTGGAATCGCGGGCGCATGCGGAAGCACGCGGCGCAAAGCCGTTTGCGAAGCTGTCGAGCGTCGTTGCAGATCTGGCGCGCCGAAAGCAGGCTGGCGAGATGACGGCGACGCTGGAAAAGCTTTGGGCCAAGCTGCCGAAGCGCGGCGGCAAGGGCGCCATCATCACGGGCGCGACCGGCGCGGAGCCGGCGACGAGCGAGGAGCGCAGCTTCCTGAAGAACCATGCGGAGCTCCCGGTGCGCTCGACCGGCACGATGTTTGGCCACACCATGGAGACGCAGTTCCCGCTCGGCATCGCGCTCGCCGCGCTGGCGATCTCGCGCGGCGCGTTGTTCCCGCCGAACGATTCCACGGGCACCGAGATTGAAATGCAGGGCGCGCCCACCCAGATTGTTGTGGTGGGAGCCGGACACTGGCGCGGCGAAGGCATGGCGCTGGTCGAGGCGGTGAGCTGA